Within Conexibacter woesei DSM 14684, the genomic segment CCGCTCCGCCAGCGCGACGAGCGCCGCGGCGCAGCCGGGCGTGCCGCGGTCGACGAGCAGGACCGGGTCCGACGCCGCCGCCAGTGCGGCGGCCAGCTCGGCCACGACCGCGCGCGGCGCGGTCACGGGCGGCGGCCGGTGGCGGGGCGCGCTCGGCACCGGCATGTGCGACGCGTCGGCCTCCTGCAGCAGGATGTCCAGCGCGACGTAGACCGGCCCCATCGGCGGCGTCGTCGCGATCCGCCACGCGCGCTCCAGCGACAGCGGGATCGCCTCGACGCTCGCCGGCTCGTCGTCCCACTTGACGACGTCGCGGATCACGGCCGACTCCGGGCTGCCGCTGTGGATCCAGTCGATCCACGGCCGCCGCCGCGCGACGTCGCGCGGCCCCGACCCGCCGATCACGAGCATCGGGACCGCGTCGACGTAGGCGTTGAACAACGCCATCGTCGCGTGCTGGAGACCGACCTGGTCGTGCACGAAGACCGCCATCGGCCTCCCCGCCGACTTCGCGTAGCCGTGCGCGAGCGCGACGGCGATCTCCTCGTGCAACGCCACGATCAGCTCCGGCGCGTCCGCGACCGCGAGCGAGTCGTGCAGGGCGCGGAACGTCGCGCCCGGGTTCAGCACGACGTGGTCGATCCCCGCCGCCCGCAGGAACTCGACGACGACGTCGGAGCCGTACCGTGGCGTTGTCATGCGGCTAGGCGCTGGCGACGGCGGCCGGCCGCAGCTTCGGCAGGACCTCCTTGCCGAGCAGCTCGATCTGCTCGTAGAAGCGGTCGAACTTGAAGCGGAAGTCGAACACGAGGTGCTCGCAGCCCGCCTCCTGGAACTTCCGCACCTCGTTGACGACGTCGTCGGGGTCGCCGGCGATCAGCGTGCCCTCGAGGTCGTCCTGCGTCTCGAATCTGCCCGACGGCGGCTTGACCCAGTACTTCGCGTTGTTCGCCCACGCCAGCAGGCCGGGGATGTTGACGTCCTTGTACGCCTGCTCTCTCGACTCCTCGACGGAGGTCGGAGGGATCACGGCGATCGTCGGCAGCGAGCGTCCCTGCTCGTCGCACATCTCCTGCATCTTCGCGATCCGCGCCTTGAACGTCGGCATCGAGATGCGGCCCGGCATCCAGCCGTCGCAGTACTCGACCGCGTAGCGGGCCGACGCCGGCGTCGCGCCGCAGTACCAGAACGGCACCTTGCCGCCGACCGGCTTGGGCTCGATCGTGATGTCGTCGAACTGGTAGTAGTCGTCCTTGTAGGAGACGGCGTTCTCGGTCCAGACCTTCTCGAGGATCTTGGCGTTGCTGCGGACGAGGTTCCAGCGCTTGATCTCGGGGTCGATGCCGACCGCCGCGAACTCGTGGTCGAACGTGCCGGCGCCGTAGCCGAGGATCATCCGCGGGCCGACCAGCTGCGTGATCGTCGCGACCGACAGCGCGACCTCGAGCGGGTGGCGGAACGGGATCAGCGAGCCGGTTCCGAGCTCGATTCTTCTCGTCACCGCGCCGATCGCGGTCAGCGTGATGAGCGCGTCGTAGAAGTTGCGGTTCGCCTTCTCCATCTCGCCGTGCGGCTCGAACACGAGGTGGTCGCGGACCCACACCGAGTCGAAGCCGAAGCTCTCGGCGAGCTTGGACCCGTCGAGCAGACGATCCTTGTCGGCGTACTCGCCGAAGTGGGGCAGCAGCAGCCCGAATCTCATTGCCATCAGTGTCGTTTCCTTCTCAGCTCGCGGCTGCGACGGGGACGTTCGTGGGGGTGACCTTGCGGCCGAAGCCCGGCTGGCCGGAGACGACGCCGTCGGCGTAGATCTCGGTGCCGCGCAGGACCGTGCGCTCGACCGAGACGCCGACCGTGCGGCCGTCGTACGGCGTCCAGCCGCAGCGCGAGAGGTCGGCGTCGTTGGTGATCGTCCACGACTTGTCGAGGTCGACGATCGCGAGGTCGGCGTCGAGGCCCACGGCGATGCCGCCCTTGAGGCCGGCGAGGCCGAAGACCTCGGCCGGGCGCGTCGCGGTCAGCTCGACGGCGCGCTCGAGCGTCAGGCGGCCCTGGTTGACCGCTTCGAGCAGCAGCGGCAGCTGGTACTGGATGCCGGGCGTGCCGGTGTGCGCCTTCCACATCTCGGTCCAGCCGACCTCCTTCTCCTCTCTCGTGTGCGGCCCGTGGTCGGAGGAGAGCATGTCGATCGTGCCGTCGACGAGGCCTTCCCAGACGGCCGCCTGCGCGTCCTCGGGCAGCCAGTAGGAGAGCGCGTACGGGCCGAGCTCCTCGACGTCGGACCACTTGCCGAGGAAGAGGGTCCAGTGGTTGACCTCGCACGTGACCTTGATCCCGCGCGCCTTCGCGCGGCGGACCGCGTCGACCGAGCGGCGCGTCTGCATGTGCATGAGGTGGATGTGGCAGTCGGCCGCCTCGGCGAGGCGGATCAGGACGTCGACCGCCGTGTCCCAGATGACGCCCTCGCGCGCGGCGTACGCCTTCGCGTACCCGGCCGGCGTGTTCTCGCCCCCGCCGATGATCTCGCCCTCGATGTAGTCCATCAGGGCCTGGTCGTGCGGGTGGATCATGAACGGCAGGCCGGTCGGGCGGATCGTGTCCATCATCCGCAGCAGGTCGCCGTGGTTGTGCATCCCGGTGCCGGCAGGGTGCGGGTACGTGCGACCCGTGTCGACGACCATGAAGACCTTGTAGGCGCAGATGCCTCTGTCGGCCATCCCGGCGATCTCTTCGACGACGGTCGCGGCCGGGTTGTGGTTGTAGTCGACGATCGATCTCGCCGCGTACAGCTCGAAGACCTCGTCGAGCAGCTTCGCGGTCACCGTCGGCGGGGTCAGGTTCGGCATGCCGAAGATCGTCGTCACGCCGCCGGCCGCCGCGGCCTGGCCGGTCGTGATGATGTCTTCCTTGTGCGTGAAGCCGGGCTCGCGCGTGTGGACGTGCGGGTCGACCATGCCCGGCAGCACGACCTTGCCGGTCGCGTCGATCGTGCGACCGACGTCGGAGACCTCGACCGACGGGGCGACGACGCCCGTGATCTTTCCGTCCGTGATCAGGACGTCGGCGCGGCGCGTGCCGTCGGGCGTGACGACGTCCCCCCCGCTGATGCGCAGATCGGTGCCCATGTTCAGTTCTCCTCCCGGAGCTCGATGACGTCGCCGGTCGCGTCGCCCGTGCGGACGACGACGCCGGAATTGCGAAGGTGGGTGTCGAACCAGTCGACGATCAGCGGCGTGACCGTCGTCCAGTAGCGGTCGTACGCGGCGTAGTGCGTCGTGTGGCGCTGCATCACGAGCCGGCGCGGACCCTGCGCGGCCTCGTAGAGCGCGACCGCGTGGTCGGTCGGGGTCGTCGCGTCGCCCTCGACGCCGATCACGAGCAGCGGCGTCGTCAGCTGACGCGCGGCGTCGATCGGCCGGTACTCCATGATCTCGTCGGCGGCGGCGAGCGAGACCGAGTTGGGGATGCGGTCGTCGACGTCGGCCTTGACTCTGGTCGTGCGCCGCTCGGCGGTCGGGACCATGATCTCCTCGCGCGGGTGGACGCGGCGGCCCTCGCCGGTCGCGGCGCGCAGCTTGCGGTCCTCGTCGAGGCTCGCGAGGAAGGCGAGCCAGTCGGACTCCGAGCGCATGCGGTGCAGCCAGTCGCGGCCGTCGGCGACGGGCACCTGGCTGACGGCGCAGCGGACGCGCTCGTCGACGTGCGCGAGCAGGACGGCGTTGCCGCCGCCGGTGCCGCCCGTGCCGAAGACGCCGATCGCGTCGGCGTCGACGTCCTCGCGCGTCTCGAGGTAGCTGACCGCGGCGCGCAGGTCGGCGAGCTGGACGGCCGGCGACAGCTCTCTCGCGCCCTCGGAGTCGCCGAAGCCGCGGTAGTCGAAGACGAGCACGGCGTAGCCGGCGTCGGTGAGCGCCTCGTGGTAGCGCACGTAGAGCTTGGCGTCCTTGAGCCCCAGCCAGCCGGGCCCCTGGACGATCGCGCGCATCGGCGCGATCGGCTTGTCAGGGGTCCGCCAGAGGGCGCTGATCCGCTCCCCTCCGCTGAAGAACTCCACCGGCGTCGTGTGCATCCGTCTCCTCGATCGCTGTCGCGAATGGGCGGCGTCTCGGCGCCCGTGTCGGCTCCAGGATATCGGATACAATGTGCGAGTCAACCGGAACTTCACGCGAGGAGACACGTGCGCTACGGATACAAGGCATCGGCTGAGCAGTTCGGCTCACGACGGCTCGCCGACCTCTCATTCGAAGCCGAGCGGCTCGGACTCGACACCGTCACGGTCTCCGACCACTTCCAGCCGTGGCGCCACCACGGCGGCCACGCCCCCAACGCACTGACCTGGCTCGGCGCCGCGGCGCAGGGACTCGACGGCGCGTTGCTGGGGACGAGCGTACTGACCCCGACCATGCGCTACCACCCGTCGATCGTCGCGCAGGCGTTCGCGACCGCCTCCCAGCTCGCGCGCGGGCCCGTGTTCCTGGGCATCGGGACCGGCGAGGCGATGAACGAGGTCCCCGCGACCGGCATGGAGTGGCCCGGCGCGAGAGAGCGCCGGCTGCGGATGGCCGAGTCGATCGAGCTGATCCGCAAGCTGTGGAC encodes:
- a CDS encoding LLM class flavin-dependent oxidoreductase, whose protein sequence is MAMRFGLLLPHFGEYADKDRLLDGSKLAESFGFDSVWVRDHLVFEPHGEMEKANRNFYDALITLTAIGAVTRRIELGTGSLIPFRHPLEVALSVATITQLVGPRMILGYGAGTFDHEFAAVGIDPEIKRWNLVRSNAKILEKVWTENAVSYKDDYYQFDDITIEPKPVGGKVPFWYCGATPASARYAVEYCDGWMPGRISMPTFKARIAKMQEMCDEQGRSLPTIAVIPPTSVEESREQAYKDVNIPGLLAWANNAKYWVKPPSGRFETQDDLEGTLIAGDPDDVVNEVRKFQEAGCEHLVFDFRFKFDRFYEQIELLGKEVLPKLRPAAVASA
- a CDS encoding dihydroorotase yields the protein MGTDLRISGGDVVTPDGTRRADVLITDGKITGVVAPSVEVSDVGRTIDATGKVVLPGMVDPHVHTREPGFTHKEDIITTGQAAAAGGVTTIFGMPNLTPPTVTAKLLDEVFELYAARSIVDYNHNPAATVVEEIAGMADRGICAYKVFMVVDTGRTYPHPAGTGMHNHGDLLRMMDTIRPTGLPFMIHPHDQALMDYIEGEIIGGGENTPAGYAKAYAAREGVIWDTAVDVLIRLAEAADCHIHLMHMQTRRSVDAVRRAKARGIKVTCEVNHWTLFLGKWSDVEELGPYALSYWLPEDAQAAVWEGLVDGTIDMLSSDHGPHTREEKEVGWTEMWKAHTGTPGIQYQLPLLLEAVNQGRLTLERAVELTATRPAEVFGLAGLKGGIAVGLDADLAIVDLDKSWTITNDADLSRCGWTPYDGRTVGVSVERTVLRGTEIYADGVVSGQPGFGRKVTPTNVPVAAAS
- a CDS encoding alpha/beta hydrolase; this encodes MHTTPVEFFSGGERISALWRTPDKPIAPMRAIVQGPGWLGLKDAKLYVRYHEALTDAGYAVLVFDYRGFGDSEGARELSPAVQLADLRAAVSYLETREDVDADAIGVFGTGGTGGGNAVLLAHVDERVRCAVSQVPVADGRDWLHRMRSESDWLAFLASLDEDRKLRAATGEGRRVHPREEIMVPTAERRTTRVKADVDDRIPNSVSLAAADEIMEYRPIDAARQLTTPLLVIGVEGDATTPTDHAVALYEAAQGPRRLVMQRHTTHYAAYDRYWTTVTPLIVDWFDTHLRNSGVVVRTGDATGDVIELREEN